In a genomic window of Bradyrhizobium sp. 195:
- a CDS encoding DUF411 domain-containing protein, which yields MSYQERGAEKACFARRSFLALIVAGTVGAVVRPAVAAEPMIKVQDPNCGCCSGWVQHLRDAGFTVQVDDASDLAGVRRRLGVPTDLAACHTAEVGGYVLEGHVPAPAVRRLLTERPKALGLAVSGMPVGSPGMEGGHPEPYTVVLFGPAGRATFMRFLGKEAIG from the coding sequence ATGAGCTACCAAGAACGAGGCGCGGAGAAGGCCTGCTTTGCGCGACGATCCTTTCTGGCCCTGATCGTTGCCGGGACAGTTGGAGCGGTGGTACGCCCCGCCGTTGCCGCTGAACCCATGATCAAGGTCCAGGATCCGAACTGCGGCTGTTGCTCGGGCTGGGTACAACACTTGCGCGACGCCGGATTCACGGTCCAGGTGGACGACGCTTCCGATCTTGCGGGCGTCCGGAGACGCTTGGGCGTCCCGACCGATCTGGCCGCATGCCATACGGCGGAGGTGGGCGGCTACGTTCTCGAGGGACACGTACCTGCGCCGGCGGTGAGGCGGTTGCTGACAGAGCGCCCGAAGGCTCTGGGGCTTGCCGTGTCCGGCATGCCCGTAGGGTCGCCGGGGATGGAAGGTGGACACCCCGAGCCTTACACGGTCGTGCTGTTCGGACCGGCAGGTCGTGCGACGTTCATGCGGTTCCTCGGCAAGGAAGCCATCGGCTGA
- a CDS encoding 3-keto-5-aminohexanoate cleavage protein, with product MSKALPLTPEQILQQSLDAVSAGASIQPAQLRDRDQNSFATIARMMDSLTEHDIAMEFECYDVGHLYVLEHHLSKRTVKKPVILQFLTGTLGGISSEIDHLLHLKRTSERIFGKDLVLFTHGTGTGNIKAAAFGAMMGTHLRVGQEDNLFERPGVPFASNAAQVEKIVRVLREFDLEPATPEEARAILGLPAQAR from the coding sequence ATGTCCAAGGCCCTGCCGCTGACGCCGGAACAGATCTTACAGCAATCGCTCGACGCGGTGTCTGCCGGTGCCTCGATTCAGCCCGCGCAGCTACGAGATCGTGACCAAAACAGCTTCGCCACCATCGCCCGGATGATGGACTCCCTGACCGAACACGACATCGCCATGGAGTTCGAGTGCTACGATGTTGGGCATCTCTATGTGCTCGAGCACCATCTCAGCAAGCGCACGGTCAAGAAGCCGGTCATCCTGCAATTCCTGACCGGTACTCTCGGGGGCATCTCCTCCGAGATTGACCATCTTTTGCATCTTAAGCGCACATCCGAGCGCATCTTCGGCAAGGACCTCGTGCTTTTCACCCACGGCACCGGCACCGGCAACATCAAGGCAGCTGCCTTCGGAGCGATGATGGGCACGCATCTGCGCGTCGGGCAGGAGGATAATCTGTTCGAGCGGCCGGGGGTTCCCTTCGCCTCCAATGCCGCGCAGGTCGAGAAGATCGTGCGGGTGCTGCGCGAATTCGACCTGGAGCCCGCCACGCCCGAAGAGGCGCGCGCGATCCTCGGCCTGCCGGCACAGGCGCGCTGA
- a CDS encoding DUF1109 domain-containing protein, translated as MKTDELIAALSTNVEPINRRLVGRSVGVALAVGIVVAIGIMFIALGVREDLTTPRAVIFLFLKLAFAIGTVGAASVYLMRLARPGGERRVSSGLAALPFMAILLLAGVSLGQAPSSHWDKIVMGNDWLECLISIPIIAVLPFAVVIWAVRQAAPTNLVRTGAFSGLLAGGVSAIGYALHCTDDSLPFIALWYGSTIVLCTLAGAILGPRLLRW; from the coding sequence ATGAAGACAGACGAATTGATCGCCGCACTCAGCACCAACGTGGAGCCGATCAATAGGCGGCTGGTCGGTCGAAGCGTGGGCGTCGCGCTTGCGGTTGGCATTGTCGTTGCGATTGGGATCATGTTCATCGCGCTGGGCGTCCGCGAGGACCTGACCACGCCTCGCGCCGTGATTTTCCTGTTCCTGAAGCTCGCGTTCGCGATCGGAACGGTAGGCGCGGCGTCCGTCTATTTGATGCGACTTGCCCGTCCGGGAGGGGAGCGAAGAGTTTCGTCTGGACTCGCCGCGCTACCATTCATGGCGATCCTGCTGCTCGCCGGCGTCAGCCTTGGACAGGCGCCCAGCTCGCACTGGGACAAGATCGTGATGGGGAACGACTGGCTTGAATGCCTCATTTCCATTCCGATCATCGCGGTCCTTCCCTTTGCGGTCGTCATTTGGGCGGTGCGACAGGCGGCTCCGACAAATCTGGTACGCACAGGCGCCTTCAGCGGGCTGCTCGCAGGTGGTGTGAGTGCGATCGGCTATGCGCTTCACTGCACCGACGACTCGCTGCCCTTTATCGCGCTCTGGTATGGCAGCACGATCGTGCTGTGCACGCTCGCCGGCGCTATCTTGGGACCGCGGCTGCTGCGCTGGTAA
- a CDS encoding four-helix bundle copper-binding protein, protein MHAQQMISTHPHVRGQTNDALIRCIEECYSCAQTCTSCADACLAEDNIKSLTQCVRLNLDCADICNVTGRISTRRTGSDEETIRRMLHACAAACRLCAEGCEKHAKMHEHCRICAEACRRCMSACEEAGRSMAH, encoded by the coding sequence ATGCATGCGCAACAAATGATCAGCACTCATCCCCACGTGCGCGGACAGACAAACGACGCGCTCATCCGCTGCATTGAGGAGTGCTACTCCTGCGCGCAAACCTGCACATCCTGTGCTGACGCCTGTCTGGCGGAGGACAATATCAAGTCGCTTACGCAATGCGTCCGCCTGAACCTGGACTGCGCCGACATCTGCAACGTCACCGGCAGGATATCGACCCGCCGCACCGGATCGGACGAGGAGACCATCCGCAGGATGCTGCACGCCTGCGCTGCGGCGTGCCGGCTCTGCGCCGAGGGATGCGAGAAGCACGCCAAGATGCATGAGCACTGTCGAATCTGCGCGGAAGCATGCCGGCGGTGCATGAGCGCTTGTGAAGAGGCAGGTCGCAGCATGGCGCACTGA
- a CDS encoding response regulator, which translates to MPEAPLVLIVEDDYPLQGVVEDFLREGGFETHALSSGEEALTLFRGKVAEYKALVTDVNLKGRLSGWDVARQIREIVADFPVVYMTGAAGNEWTSQGVPNSVLLQKPFAPAQLVTAVSQLLNAAPPPA; encoded by the coding sequence GTGCCTGAAGCGCCATTGGTCCTCATCGTCGAGGATGACTACCCGTTGCAGGGCGTGGTCGAAGATTTCCTGCGCGAGGGCGGGTTCGAGACCCATGCCTTGTCGTCCGGAGAGGAGGCACTGACTCTGTTCAGGGGCAAGGTCGCCGAATACAAGGCGCTGGTCACCGACGTGAACCTCAAAGGCAGGCTGAGCGGATGGGATGTCGCGAGGCAGATCAGGGAGATCGTCGCTGATTTCCCGGTCGTGTACATGACCGGAGCGGCCGGCAACGAGTGGACCTCGCAAGGCGTCCCCAACAGCGTTCTGCTGCAAAAGCCCTTCGCGCCGGCGCAGCTGGTGACTGCTGTTTCGCAACTGCTCAATGCGGCGCCGCCGCCCGCTTAG
- a CDS encoding glutathione S-transferase N-terminal domain-containing protein, translating to MMKLHWSPRSPFVRKVMIAAHELGLAERFSTVRTVVHPEVPHEGLMADNPLSKLPTLVLDDGSALFDSRVICEYFDGLAGGARLFPAAGSERLAALRDQAMGDGLMDIALLWLMERYEPEERRSPKLIAAFQTKVARTLDRLDADIGAIAARPYDIGHLTIGPARMNMLNGLVMFWLEAAGAAPDTVTHVVHTHLHSDHVGWNTSYVDGR from the coding sequence ATGATGAAACTGCACTGGTCTCCCCGCTCTCCCTTCGTCCGCAAGGTCATGATCGCGGCCCATGAACTCGGCCTCGCCGAACGGTTCAGCACAGTGCGCACGGTGGTCCACCCGGAAGTGCCGCATGAAGGGCTGATGGCGGACAACCCGCTGAGCAAGTTGCCGACGCTGGTTCTCGACGATGGTAGCGCGCTCTTCGATTCGCGGGTGATCTGCGAATATTTCGACGGGCTGGCAGGCGGCGCCCGGCTGTTTCCCGCCGCGGGATCGGAGCGCCTCGCGGCCCTGCGCGACCAGGCGATGGGCGATGGGCTGATGGATATCGCCTTGCTCTGGCTGATGGAACGCTACGAGCCGGAGGAGCGGCGCTCTCCCAAGTTGATCGCCGCCTTCCAGACCAAGGTCGCACGCACGCTCGATCGGCTCGACGCCGATATCGGCGCGATCGCCGCGCGCCCCTACGACATCGGGCATCTGACGATCGGGCCGGCACGCATGAACATGCTGAACGGGTTGGTGATGTTCTGGCTGGAAGCGGCTGGCGCCGCCCCCGACACGGTGACCCATGTCGTGCACACGCATCTGCACAGCGACCATGTCGGTTGGAACACCAGCTACGTCGACGGTCGCTGA
- a CDS encoding alpha/beta fold hydrolase — protein MATTVADIDALLQATARNGRVVVAGGAVGGAIALTFAARRPERVRGVVGFGPAIGIAAERRPAILAHADSVEAQGIPRHRRSRAGASLSETNCVPTRRPLRPIARVGSPTTPAAMPRCTACSPGWR, from the coding sequence ATGGCGACCACGGTCGCCGATATCGATGCGTTGCTCCAGGCCACGGCGCGCAATGGCCGTGTCGTCGTAGCCGGCGGCGCCGTCGGCGGCGCGATCGCACTCACCTTCGCCGCCAGGCGCCCCGAGCGTGTCCGAGGCGTCGTCGGCTTCGGCCCGGCGATCGGGATCGCTGCGGAGCGGCGCCCGGCGATCCTCGCCCATGCCGACTCTGTCGAGGCGCAGGGCATTCCCCGCCATCGCCGAAGCCGAGCTGGCGCGAGCCTATCAGAAACGAATTGCGTACCGACGCGAAGGCCTTTGCGACCTATCGCGCGCGTTGGCTCGCCAACGACCCCGGCAGCTATGCCGCGATGTACCGCATGCTCGCCGGGCTGGAGATGA
- a CDS encoding MBL fold metallo-hydrolase, producing the protein MPTFPNARYLLPKADYDFFNQELAERPSALIDNAFTESVEPIIAAGLADFITEDMKEVARVLGVEPAPGHSPGMLTYRLRSGREEGLFTADVMHSPLQIVKPDLNTSYCALPDVARATRREVLNRAADRESADHADAFRHASLRLCPPRGRRFPLRAGKLVKA; encoded by the coding sequence GTGCCAACCTTCCCCAATGCGCGCTATCTGCTGCCCAAGGCCGACTACGATTTCTTCAATCAGGAGCTCGCCGAGCGGCCGAGCGCGCTGATCGACAACGCCTTCACCGAATCTGTCGAACCGATCATTGCGGCGGGTCTGGCGGACTTCATCACCGAGGACATGAAAGAGGTTGCACGTGTGCTCGGGGTCGAGCCGGCACCGGGACACAGCCCGGGCATGCTGACCTATCGCCTTCGTTCCGGCAGGGAGGAGGGACTCTTCACCGCTGACGTGATGCACAGCCCGCTGCAGATCGTGAAGCCGGATCTCAACACCAGCTATTGCGCGCTGCCGGACGTTGCTCGAGCGACGCGCCGGGAGGTGTTGAACCGCGCGGCCGATCGCGAAAGCGCTGATCATGCCGATGCATTTCGGCACGCCTCATTGCGGCTATGTCCGCCGCGAGGGCGACGGTTTCCGCTTCGAGCCGGCAAGCTGGTGAAGGCTTAA
- a CDS encoding protein-L-isoaspartate(D-aspartate) O-methyltransferase, with protein sequence MAEFVQLGDRMVEVQLAGRGIRDRRVLKAMAQVPRERFVESGFEEFAYEDGALPIANAQTISQPYIVALMSEAAELKPADKVLEVGTGSGYAAAVASRLAGSVHTIERHADLARIAALRLAAQGYDNCVVHTGDGTRGLPAEAPFDAILVAAGGPTVPNALKSQLAVGGRLVIPVGAREDEQSLLRVTRRSEAEYDEETFGAVHFVPLIGEHGWAEDGTRAASNHIPGRTRFRSLPEMIGAAIEPLPALEDPAFGALFDRFAQCRVVLLGEASHGTSEFYQARAAITRHLIEKHGFTIVAVEADWPDAAAIDRYVRHRASRGSGERPFERFPTWMWRNTDVAAFVAWMRKHNEGKPTGEPAGFFGLDIYNMRSSIAAVLAYLDGVDPEAAAVARERYGCLTPWQREPSTYGRAVLTEGYRKCEAEILRQCQDILKKELDYAASDPDSFLDAAQNARLIASAERYYRIMYYGGAESWNLRDTHMFETLGHILDAQGPRSKAVVWAHNSHIGDARFTEMGAVRDELNIGQLCREKFAEAACLIGFGTHTGTVAAASDWDGEMEVMQVRPSRPDSYERLFHDAGAASGFLEFRRDESLRRCLLEPRLERFIGVIYRPSTELQSHYAEASMPQQFDAFLWFDETHSVRPLGPEHRPSGVPDTYPFGL encoded by the coding sequence CTGGCCGAATTCGTCCAACTTGGCGACCGCATGGTCGAGGTTCAACTTGCCGGCCGCGGCATCCGCGACCGACGCGTCCTGAAGGCCATGGCACAGGTCCCTCGGGAGCGGTTCGTGGAATCCGGCTTCGAGGAATTCGCCTATGAGGATGGGGCGCTGCCGATCGCGAACGCCCAGACCATCTCGCAGCCCTATATCGTCGCATTGATGAGCGAAGCGGCAGAACTGAAACCGGCAGACAAGGTGCTCGAGGTCGGGACCGGTTCGGGCTATGCCGCGGCGGTCGCCTCGCGCCTCGCCGGATCAGTTCACACAATCGAGCGACATGCCGATCTGGCCAGGATCGCCGCCCTGCGTCTGGCGGCGCAAGGATACGACAACTGCGTGGTTCACACCGGCGACGGCACCCGCGGCCTGCCCGCAGAAGCGCCATTCGACGCGATCCTGGTAGCCGCTGGCGGCCCGACGGTGCCGAATGCGCTCAAGAGCCAATTGGCCGTCGGCGGGCGGCTCGTCATCCCCGTCGGCGCTCGCGAAGACGAACAGTCGCTGCTGCGGGTCACGCGCCGGAGCGAAGCGGAATACGACGAAGAGACCTTCGGTGCCGTCCATTTCGTGCCCCTGATCGGAGAGCACGGATGGGCCGAGGACGGCACGCGCGCCGCCAGCAATCACATCCCCGGGCGCACACGCTTCCGCTCGCTGCCGGAGATGATCGGCGCCGCCATCGAACCCTTGCCGGCCCTCGAAGATCCCGCCTTCGGCGCCCTCTTTGATCGTTTCGCGCAGTGCCGCGTCGTCCTGCTGGGCGAAGCCAGTCATGGCACGTCGGAATTCTACCAGGCGCGCGCCGCGATCACGCGCCACCTGATCGAGAAGCACGGCTTTACGATCGTTGCGGTCGAGGCGGATTGGCCGGACGCCGCCGCCATCGACCGCTACGTTCGCCATCGGGCGTCCCGCGGCTCCGGCGAAAGGCCGTTCGAGCGTTTCCCGACCTGGATGTGGCGCAACACGGATGTCGCGGCCTTCGTGGCGTGGATGCGCAAACACAATGAAGGAAAGCCGACAGGCGAGCCGGCCGGATTCTTCGGCCTCGACATCTACAACATGCGAAGCTCGATCGCGGCCGTTCTCGCCTACCTCGACGGCGTGGATCCCGAAGCCGCGGCCGTGGCCCGCGAACGCTACGGCTGCCTGACCCCTTGGCAGCGCGAACCTTCGACCTACGGCCGTGCCGTCCTGACCGAAGGCTACCGGAAATGCGAGGCGGAGATCCTTCGGCAGTGCCAGGATATCCTGAAGAAGGAGTTGGACTACGCGGCGAGCGATCCGGACAGCTTCCTGGACGCCGCGCAGAACGCGCGGCTGATCGCCTCGGCCGAGCGCTACTACCGCATCATGTACTACGGCGGCGCCGAATCCTGGAATCTCCGCGACACGCACATGTTCGAGACCCTGGGCCATATCCTGGACGCACAAGGTCCCCGATCCAAGGCCGTGGTCTGGGCGCATAACTCCCACATCGGAGACGCCCGTTTCACCGAGATGGGCGCGGTCCGCGACGAACTCAACATCGGTCAGCTTTGTCGGGAGAAGTTTGCCGAAGCAGCGTGTCTGATCGGGTTCGGCACCCATACGGGCACCGTCGCCGCCGCGTCGGATTGGGACGGCGAGATGGAAGTGATGCAGGTGCGGCCGTCCCGGCCGGACAGCTATGAGCGGCTGTTCCACGACGCGGGAGCGGCGAGCGGTTTTCTCGAATTCCGCCGGGACGAGAGCCTTCGACGTTGCCTGCTGGAGCCGCGCCTCGAACGGTTCATCGGCGTCATCTACCGCCCGAGCACCGAGTTGCAAAGCCACTATGCGGAAGCTTCGATGCCTCAGCAGTTCGACGCGTTCTTGTGGTTCGACGAGACGCACTCGGTCCGTCCTTTGGGACCAGAGCATCGCCCTAGCGGCGTCCCGGACACCTATCCATTCGGACTCTGA
- a CDS encoding sigma-70 family RNA polymerase sigma factor — protein sequence MTAETELKALMLASQEGDAAAHRMLLERLSRHLRAYYKGKLAKIGRGATEAEDLVQEAVLAIHTQRHTYDPGEPLTPWVHAIARYKLIDFLRRDRAPMANVPIDEASEVTARDDHLSAESSFDLARLLKQLPEQIACAIEAVKVDCLTVAEAARRCRISESSVKVNIHRGLKALAALIAQRAQR from the coding sequence ATGACCGCGGAAACCGAGCTGAAGGCGCTCATGCTTGCCAGTCAGGAGGGTGACGCCGCCGCGCATCGCATGCTGCTTGAGCGGCTGAGCCGACACTTGCGTGCCTATTACAAAGGCAAGCTCGCGAAGATCGGCCGAGGTGCGACGGAAGCGGAGGATCTGGTTCAGGAGGCCGTCTTGGCTATCCACACGCAGCGACACACGTACGATCCGGGTGAGCCGCTGACGCCCTGGGTGCACGCGATTGCGCGCTACAAACTGATCGATTTCCTGCGCCGGGACCGGGCGCCCATGGCCAATGTGCCGATCGACGAAGCCAGTGAAGTCACGGCGCGTGACGATCACCTGAGCGCAGAGAGCAGTTTTGACCTGGCGCGTCTGCTAAAGCAATTGCCTGAGCAGATTGCATGCGCGATCGAGGCCGTGAAGGTCGACTGCCTAACTGTGGCCGAAGCCGCACGGCGATGCCGCATCTCCGAATCCAGCGTGAAGGTCAATATCCATCGTGGACTAAAAGCGTTGGCGGCATTAATCGCCCAGAGAGCGCAAAGATGA
- a CDS encoding cation diffusion facilitator family transporter: MAAASSSKTAVYAALAGNVLVAVTKIGAAIWTGSSAMTSEAVHSVVDTSNEVLLLYGYRRASRPADESHPLGYGRELYFWSFIVALLIFALGSGVSLYQGILHVAMPEPMEDPIVSFVVLGLSFLFEGASWLVALRRFRSDAVRFGYYQAFVRSKDPPAFMVLLEDSAALVGIVIAAAATAAAVWLAQPVWDGVGSILIGILLGITSVGLARESKSLLIGEPAHPELARSILEIARRSPGVLQANGLLTVQLSPDKVVAALSVEFADEKRADDIEQCVISLEREIREHHPSVAALFIKPQTNARFHAVRAKRRERPS, encoded by the coding sequence ATGGCCGCTGCATCGTCGTCGAAGACTGCCGTCTATGCCGCGCTCGCGGGCAACGTCCTCGTCGCGGTGACGAAGATTGGCGCCGCCATCTGGACGGGAAGTTCTGCGATGACGAGCGAGGCCGTGCACTCGGTCGTCGACACCTCCAACGAAGTGCTGCTGCTCTACGGCTACCGTCGCGCCAGCCGCCCGGCGGACGAGTCCCATCCGCTCGGCTATGGTCGCGAACTGTATTTCTGGAGCTTCATCGTCGCGCTGCTGATCTTCGCACTCGGTTCCGGCGTCTCGCTCTATCAGGGCATTCTGCATGTTGCCATGCCCGAGCCGATGGAGGACCCAATCGTCAGCTTCGTCGTGCTCGGGCTGTCGTTCCTATTCGAAGGCGCCTCGTGGCTGGTTGCCTTGCGTCGCTTCCGCTCGGATGCTGTCCGGTTCGGTTACTATCAGGCCTTTGTCCGCAGCAAGGACCCGCCCGCATTCATGGTGCTGCTCGAGGATAGCGCGGCGCTGGTTGGCATCGTCATCGCGGCCGCAGCCACGGCAGCGGCGGTATGGCTGGCGCAGCCGGTGTGGGATGGTGTGGGCTCGATCCTGATCGGGATTCTCCTCGGCATCACGTCCGTCGGGCTCGCCCGCGAAAGCAAGAGTCTGCTGATCGGCGAGCCGGCTCACCCGGAGCTTGCGCGATCGATCCTCGAAATCGCCCGGCGTTCGCCCGGTGTGCTCCAGGCCAACGGCCTCCTGACGGTGCAACTATCCCCGGACAAGGTTGTTGCCGCCCTCAGCGTCGAGTTCGCTGACGAAAAGCGCGCCGACGACATCGAGCAATGCGTGATCTCCCTCGAACGTGAAATCCGAGAGCATCATCCGAGCGTCGCAGCCCTGTTCATCAAGCCGCAGACGAACGCGCGCTTTCACGCTGTTCGGGCGAAACGCCGGGAGAGGCCGTCCTAG
- a CDS encoding ROK family protein gives MADETNTGIAAHGASRLPWVEIDSFNLELKDEEEFIGDRASKGAFRETLEKWRKPLRKSGEDPFGKELSEDVSKKELDAALGGDDPEASVVVHSAVEDFAQELAHVTRRFLNTRAWEKTERIVVGGGFRDSRLGELAIARAEILLKADNFKLEMLPIHSHPDDAGLIGALYLAPSWIFEAHDSILAVDIGGTNIRCGVVETRRKKAPDLSKACVWKFELWRHADDEPSRENAVKRLIKMLKELIAKAEDEGFKLAPFIGIACPGVIESDGSIKKGAQNLPGNWESSRFNLPVSLLEAIPQIGENDTVVIMHNDGVVQGLSEVPFMQDVRRWGVLTIGTGLGNARFTNRNGKGER, from the coding sequence ATGGCGGACGAAACGAACACTGGCATCGCTGCTCACGGCGCCTCTCGCCTCCCGTGGGTTGAGATCGACAGCTTCAACCTCGAACTTAAAGATGAGGAAGAATTCATCGGGGACCGCGCCAGCAAGGGCGCCTTCCGGGAAACTCTCGAAAAGTGGCGAAAGCCGCTGCGCAAATCCGGCGAAGACCCATTCGGAAAGGAGCTTTCTGAAGACGTCAGCAAGAAGGAGCTCGACGCTGCCCTCGGCGGCGACGACCCTGAAGCTTCAGTTGTCGTCCACAGCGCCGTCGAGGACTTCGCACAGGAGCTCGCCCACGTAACGCGCCGCTTCCTCAATACGAGGGCTTGGGAGAAAACCGAGCGCATCGTGGTGGGTGGCGGCTTTCGGGACAGCCGGCTTGGCGAACTCGCCATCGCACGCGCCGAAATCCTCCTCAAGGCCGACAACTTCAAGCTCGAGATGCTCCCGATCCATTCTCACCCGGATGACGCGGGTCTTATCGGCGCACTATATCTCGCTCCTTCCTGGATCTTCGAAGCTCACGATTCCATCCTTGCCGTTGACATCGGAGGCACGAACATCCGCTGCGGCGTCGTGGAAACACGACGTAAGAAGGCGCCGGACCTCTCCAAGGCATGCGTGTGGAAGTTCGAACTATGGCGTCATGCCGACGACGAGCCGTCCCGTGAGAACGCCGTGAAACGCCTTATCAAGATGCTCAAAGAACTGATCGCGAAGGCGGAAGACGAGGGTTTCAAGCTCGCGCCGTTCATCGGCATCGCGTGCCCAGGCGTCATCGAGAGCGACGGCTCGATCAAGAAGGGCGCGCAGAACTTGCCGGGAAACTGGGAGAGCAGCAGGTTCAATTTGCCAGTCAGTCTCCTTGAAGCAATCCCGCAGATCGGCGAAAACGACACGGTCGTCATCATGCACAACGATGGCGTCGTGCAGGGGCTTTCTGAGGTCCCATTCATGCAGGACGTGAGGCGTTGGGGCGTGCTGACGATCGGCACCGGCCTCGGCAACGCCCGCTTTACCAACCGCAATGGTAAAGGCGAACGCTGA
- a CDS encoding alpha/beta fold hydrolase: MRTDAKAFATYRARWLANDPGSYAAMYRMLAGLEMTADLAAIRCPALIHAGTKDPLRPPAMLEPVAKLIAHARFEPVETGHYAAWQTPPLVAASLNGFLPDAAA, translated from the coding sequence TTGCGTACCGACGCGAAGGCCTTTGCGACCTATCGCGCGCGTTGGCTCGCCAACGACCCCGGCAGCTATGCCGCGATGTACCGCATGCTCGCCGGGCTGGAGATGACGGCCGACCTCGCCGCCATACGCTGCCCCGCGCTGATCCATGCCGGCACCAAGGACCCGCTGCGGCCGCCCGCTATGCTGGAGCCGGTCGCGAAGCTGATCGCGCATGCGCGCTTCGAGCCGGTCGAGACCGGGCATTACGCCGCCTGGCAGACTCCGCCCCTGGTGGCGGCGAGCCTGAACGGTTTTCTCCCGGACGCTGCCGCCTGA
- a CDS encoding SDR family NAD(P)-dependent oxidoreductase — protein sequence MPANQLAVVTGASTGIGLELARCCAQVGLNLVIAADEPAIERVAVDLRRLGGSVEPVETDLATTEGVDKLCAAVEDRPIDALLANAGVGLGKAFLDQDFGRIRHVVDTNITGTLYLIHRIGNEMLRHKSRRILITGSIAGFTPGSFQAVYNASKAFLDSFSFALREELRDSGVTVTCLMPGATDTKFFRRAEMMDTKVGTEPKHGAYEVAKAGFHAMLRGEADIVTGLKNKIQTTVANITPNEMVAKQHRKMAEPGTAKT from the coding sequence ATGCCCGCCAATCAACTCGCCGTCGTCACCGGTGCCTCCACGGGCATCGGCCTGGAACTCGCCAGGTGCTGTGCGCAAGTCGGTTTAAATCTTGTCATCGCCGCGGATGAGCCTGCGATCGAGAGGGTAGCCGTCGATCTCCGCAGGCTCGGCGGCAGCGTGGAGCCGGTCGAGACCGATCTCGCCACGACCGAGGGCGTGGACAAGCTCTGCGCTGCGGTCGAGGACCGTCCGATCGATGCGTTGCTCGCCAACGCCGGCGTCGGCCTCGGCAAGGCGTTTCTCGATCAGGACTTTGGCCGGATCAGGCACGTCGTCGATACCAATATCACTGGCACGCTCTACCTGATCCATCGCATCGGCAACGAGATGCTGCGGCACAAATCCAGGCGCATCCTGATCACGGGCTCGATCGCCGGCTTCACGCCCGGCAGCTTTCAGGCCGTGTACAACGCCTCCAAGGCTTTCCTGGATTCATTCTCCTTCGCGCTGCGCGAGGAGCTGCGCGACAGCGGCGTCACGGTGACCTGCCTGATGCCTGGCGCCACCGACACCAAATTCTTTCGCCGCGCCGAGATGATGGACACAAAGGTCGGCACCGAGCCGAAGCATGGTGCGTACGAGGTCGCCAAGGCCGGCTTCCATGCAATGCTACGTGGAGAGGCCGACATCGTCACCGGACTGAAGAACAAGATTCAGACGACGGTCGCCAACATCACGCCGAACGAGATGGTGGCCAAGCAGCACCGCAAGATGGCCGAGCCTGGCACGGCAAAAACGTAA